In the uncultured Methanobacterium sp. genome, one interval contains:
- a CDS encoding nuclear transport factor 2 family protein, protein MNIAKVENLFKNLETGNSDNFFEQVSDDVSWTVMGTHPLAGTYHSKEDFISHTFERLNRILEEGVILKVKNILIQDDTAVVEMESVSTALNGKPFNNTYCWVVYFQDEVFIEVRAYVDSALVQKVIDENEK, encoded by the coding sequence ATGAACATTGCAAAAGTGGAGAATCTATTTAAAAACCTTGAAACTGGAAACAGTGACAATTTTTTCGAGCAGGTTTCAGATGATGTTTCCTGGACTGTTATGGGCACTCATCCCCTTGCTGGAACTTATCATAGTAAAGAAGATTTCATTTCCCATACATTTGAGCGATTAAACCGAATACTGGAAGAGGGAGTTATTTTAAAGGTTAAAAATATTCTCATCCAGGATGATACTGCAGTGGTGGAAATGGAATCTGTTTCCACTGCCTTAAATGGAAAACCATTTAACAACACTTATTGCTGGGTGGTTTACTTCCAAGATGAGGTATTTATTGAAGTCAGGGCCTATGTTGACTCTGCCCTGGTGCAGAAAGTTATAGATGAAAATGAAAAATAA
- a CDS encoding SulP family inorganic anion transporter, with the protein MKFPSSYLHITKWARNYNKDWLRPDIIAGITVGAFIIPESIAYVSLANLPPEIGLYSAMVAVFVYAIFGTSRQLSVGPLSTLSILVGSTLGSLMIPNASQYVMIASLIAVIAGLLAIASWVLRLGFIVKFISKPVLTGFLSGIALFIASGQIAKLFGIAGGSGTFFQRIYYFLIHIDQTNLPSLAVGVGGILFLYFATKKFPKLPNTLFLVLGSTVLITFTNLISLGVNVVGQIPQGLPSLVIPDPSLLDVNILITLAVTVFLISYMEGYLFAAEYAAKNSYKIDKNQELLALGISNVAVGLFQGLPIGGALSRTAINNDSGAKTQLAGAISGLVILLVLLFLTGIFTNLPETILAAIVIFIIKGLVDLPHFRKIYNFSKIEFAIAIVTLLVVLFFGALEGIVIGVILSVVGLIKKMYNPHIAVLGKMPGKDQFLDIKRRPEAHIIPQILIIRVDGSQIFLNTEDIKNNILNMVDHEYADTKLLILDFEATSFIDHSGTQMLEDLYDELNLREIKLKAANMYGPLRDSLQKTKLESEIVESPTSLTIEDCIEIWESETGN; encoded by the coding sequence ATGAAATTCCCATCATCATATCTCCACATAACCAAATGGGCCAGAAACTATAATAAAGACTGGTTACGGCCGGACATAATAGCAGGGATTACTGTTGGTGCTTTTATAATTCCAGAATCCATTGCATACGTATCTTTAGCTAATCTACCCCCTGAAATTGGATTATATTCTGCTATGGTTGCGGTTTTTGTCTATGCAATCTTTGGAACATCCCGTCAGCTGTCAGTGGGGCCCCTTTCCACCCTTTCAATATTGGTTGGTTCCACACTGGGTTCTCTCATGATCCCCAATGCTTCCCAGTATGTCATGATTGCATCCCTGATAGCAGTTATAGCCGGCCTTCTGGCCATAGCCTCCTGGGTTTTGAGATTAGGATTCATAGTTAAATTCATATCCAAACCAGTGCTAACTGGGTTCCTATCAGGTATAGCATTATTCATTGCTTCAGGCCAGATTGCCAAGTTATTTGGTATAGCAGGCGGATCTGGGACTTTTTTCCAACGAATATACTACTTTTTAATCCATATAGATCAAACTAACCTACCTTCCCTGGCAGTTGGTGTGGGTGGAATCCTTTTTTTGTATTTTGCCACCAAAAAATTCCCAAAACTACCTAACACTCTCTTTTTGGTTTTAGGATCAACGGTACTCATTACTTTTACCAATCTGATCTCTTTAGGGGTGAATGTGGTAGGTCAAATCCCTCAGGGATTACCCTCCCTTGTAATTCCCGATCCTTCCCTGTTGGATGTGAATATTTTAATTACACTGGCGGTCACTGTCTTTCTCATAAGTTACATGGAAGGATATTTATTTGCAGCAGAATACGCAGCCAAAAATAGTTATAAAATTGACAAAAACCAGGAATTATTAGCTTTAGGCATATCAAATGTTGCGGTAGGGCTGTTCCAGGGATTACCTATAGGTGGGGCACTATCGAGAACTGCAATAAATAATGATAGTGGTGCTAAAACCCAGCTGGCAGGAGCCATATCTGGACTAGTTATTCTATTGGTCCTGTTATTTTTAACGGGTATTTTTACCAACTTACCTGAGACCATACTGGCAGCCATTGTAATATTTATTATAAAGGGCCTGGTTGATCTACCTCACTTTCGCAAGATCTACAATTTCAGTAAGATAGAATTTGCCATTGCCATCGTTACCTTGCTAGTTGTGTTGTTCTTTGGGGCACTGGAAGGTATAGTGATTGGAGTAATACTATCGGTGGTGGGCTTGATCAAGAAAATGTACAATCCCCACATAGCAGTGCTGGGTAAAATGCCAGGTAAAGATCAGTTTTTAGATATTAAAAGACGACCAGAAGCACATATAATACCACAGATTCTCATTATCAGAGTGGATGGATCTCAGATATTCCTAAACACCGAAGACATAAAAAATAACATTCTTAACATGGTAGATCATGAATATGCAGATACAAAACTACTTATTCTAGATTTTGAGGCCACATCCTTCATTGATCATTCTGGAACCCAGATGCTGGAGGATCTCTACGATGAATTAAATCTCAGGGAAATCAAACTTAAAGCAGCCAATATGTACGGTCCCCTGAGAGATTCTCTTCAAAAAACCAAATTAGAATCAGAAATTGTGGAAAGTCCTACTTCTTTAACCATCGAAGATTGTATTGAAATTTGGGAGTCA